One segment of Anopheles stephensi strain Indian chromosome 3, UCI_ANSTEP_V1.0, whole genome shotgun sequence DNA contains the following:
- the LOC118513211 gene encoding gamma-butyrobetaine dioxygenase-like produces the protein MSLVRCVAKLNRAIGSSSLLTNPPIIATVAPTAGVNFSNLKRNLTTTTSGPRHTFASSGTHPFRTVASSSPSASLPADRETSEDPPNPRAKSDRLVVESSTSPRRQISEATVDTNRARVVLRVDTARYEFPAVWLRDNCQCERCFHGGSSSRVLDWERFDVDRVKVMQVRVVDSGRSLELVWGNEESEEGHRSVYGLEWLLKRSFKEEDTERYLREWYRPEPIVWGVDGFGEVLREFSFDEVLRDDGALRQWIEALIAYGVVMIKGAPLTENECRRLADRVGFIRKTHYGEEFIVKAKEGTSNVAYLSTPLQLHTDLPYYDYKPGCNLLHCLVQSNNRVGGENLIADGFYVAEQLRHHYPDDFRLLSETLVDWSDLGSDEAGSFHSIYRAPVICIGRDGRLERINHSVPQRDSHFSVPIDRVEPWYRAMQRFVTILHREAVSFKTAPGDILTFSNVRMVHGRTGYTDTAANTRHIVGAYLDWDEIYSKLRVLKAASD, from the exons ATGTCACTTGTTCGCTGTGTAGCAAAGCTTAACAGGGCGATCGGATCGTCATCACTCTTAACAAACCCGCCCATCATCGCCACCGTGGCCCCAACTGCTGGTGTTAATTTTAGCAATCTCAAACGCaatctcaccaccaccaccagtggTCCCCGTCACACATTCGCCAGTTCCGGCACGCATCCGTTTCGAACAGTGGCATCCTCATCACCGTCAGCGTCTCTGCCCGCGGATCGCGAAACCTCGGAAGATCCGCCAAATCCGAGGGCAAAGTCCGACCGGCTTGTGGTAGAAAGCTCGACGTCACCGCGACGCCAGATAAGCGAAGCCACCGTCGATACGAACCGTGCGCGTGTGGTGCTCCGGGTGGACACGGCACGGTACGAGTTCCCGGCCGTTTGGTTACGCGATAACTGTCAGTGTGAGCGATGCTTCCATGGAGGATCCTCCAGCCGAGTGCTGGACTGGGAACGGTTCGATGTGGATCGGGTGAAGGTGATGCAGGTGCGTGTGGTGGACAGTGGGCGATCGTTGGAGTTGGTGTGGGGTAATGAAGAATCCGAAGAAGGCCATCGATCGGTGTACGGGCTGGAATGGCTTTTGAAGAGAAGCTTTAAGGAGGAGGACACTGAACGCTATCTGAGGGAGTGGTATCGTCCCGAGCCGATCGTTTGGGGTGTGGATGGGTTCGGTGAGGTGTTGCGGGAGTTTTCGTTCGACGAGGTCCTGCGGGATGATGGGGCGTTGAGGCAGTGGATCGAGGCGCTGATTGCGTACGGCGTGGTCATGATCAAGGGCGCTCCATTGACGGAGAACGAGTGTCGGCGGTTGGCCGATCGGGTTGGATTCATTCGGAAAACGCATTACGG GGAAGAATTCATCGTAAAAGCAAAAGAAGGTACCAGTAATGTCGCCTACCTATCGACACCACTGCAATTGCACACCGATCTCCCGTACTACGACTACAAACCGGGCTGCAATCTACTGCACTGTCTCGTACAGTCGAACAATCGCGTCGGAGGTGAAAACCTAATCGCGGACGGGTTTTACGTTGCGGAACAACTGCGCCACCACTATCCGGACGATTTCCGGCTGCTTAGTGAAACGCTTGTGGATTGGAGCGATCTGGGTTCGGATGAGGCGGGAAGCTTCCATAGCATCTATCGTGCACCTGTTATCTG CATCGGACGTGATGGTCGACTGGAGCGAATCAATCACAGTGTACCGCAGCGGGACAGCCACTTCAGCGTACCGATCGATCGCGTCGAACCGTGGTACCGGGCGATGCAGCGCTTCGTCACCATTCTGCACCGTGAAGCGGTAAGCTTCAAGACAGCTCCCGGAGACATTCTAACGTTCAGCAACGTTCGGATGGTACACGGCCGTACCGGCTATACCGACACCGCAGCCAACACACGCCACATCGTTGGGGCGTATCTCGATTGGGACGAAATCTACTCGAAACTGCGCGTCCTGAAAGCGGCTTCGGATTAG